One Spinacia oleracea cultivar Varoflay chromosome 4, BTI_SOV_V1, whole genome shotgun sequence DNA segment encodes these proteins:
- the LOC110800521 gene encoding uncharacterized protein gives MDTSWIDLRKGDTRYYNGCMDFLELAKETLIEGNTRCPCNKCKLNKWFTLEEVGGHILFNGFYKNYRQWIFHCKGDESNTLEIPSDQENIVGRDDMNGLLRAAFRVDNSPQPTNEPQDPSLSEANFEDEDSYKMHEELNFDCEEDDEFPSTNTNEEEAKYKRLMEASDEGLYEGCTTFSKLSFLLHLFHLKCMFHWSAASFNKLLELLLDAFPNIKEFPSSYYEGMKIMNDLGLGYEKIHACPNDCMLYWGEFAEKTECHICHTSRWKNVKEKEGDIREKDKEACKKGVAAKVMRYFPLIPRLKRLYMSSKTAEDMRWHFDRKDGNIISHPADGEAWKLFDKRYEEFAKDPRRVRLDLASDGFNPYRLMNTSYNTWPVILIPYNLPPWLCMKSTSFILSLLIPGKQGPGMNIDVYLQPLIHELKLLWEGVDAFDAYSGKNFKMRATLHSTINDFPAYAMLSGWSTRGYKACPSCADSTYAYSFGGKVVYPGCRKWLPIDHPYRSQANLFDGTEEHGLAPVRVSGGRLEDDELDDDDNDDNDEDESNPVLWKKKSKLFELEYWEHNPLRHNLDVIHIEKNVCDNFLGTLLVMSKSRDDKNARLALKKLNIKPHLWPQSHPSRVNDYLPPAAYTMSKEEKERFLKVLQNLKVPDGYGSNLQRCVNLKQRKLINLKSRENHMLMQDILPIALRASNATKVIDVLDELSYFFKKICSTAIERSELDTIQSNLVLTLCKMEKEFLPTFFTIMVHLLIHLVDEVKLGGPVHYRWMYPIERYLAFLKSHVSNKAQPEGSIAEGYLLWETISFCSRYLESVETIFNRPKRNEDGVPDINNYLYDSAGRVVGMKKNVRVDDKSL, from the exons aTGGATACTAGTTGGATTGACTTACGTAAAGGGGATACTCGTTATTATAATGGTTGCATGGACTTTTTAGAGCTTGCAAAGGAGACTCTTATAGAGGGAAATACTCGATGCCCGTGTAATAAATGCAAGTTAAATAAATGGTTTACCTTAGAAGAGGTAGGAGGACACATTTTATTTAACGGTTTTTATAAGAATTATAGACAGTGGATTTTCCATTGTAAAGGTGATGAGAGTAATACCTTAGAGATCCCTAGTGATCAAGAAAATATAGTTGGTCGAGATGACATGAATGGGTTACTAAGGGCAGCTTTCAGGGTTGACAATAGTCCACAACCCACCAATGAACCCCAAGACCCATCATTAAGTGAAGCTAATTTTGAAGATGAAGATTCGTATAAGATGCACGAAGAGTTAAATTTTGATTGTGAGGAAGATGATGAGTTTCCATCAACCAACACCAATGAAGAAGAAGCGAAGTATAAACGACTTATGGAAGCTTCTGATGAGGGTCTATATGAGGGGTGTACAACATTCTCAAAGTTGTCGTTTCTATTGCACTTGTTTCACCTCAAGTGTATGTTCCATTGGTCTGCCGCATCATTTAATAAGTTGCTTGAGCTTCTATTAGACGCATTTCCTAATATTAAGGAGTTTCCATCGTCGTATTATGAAGGCATGAAGATAATGAATGATTTGGGATTGGGTTACGAGAAAATCCATGCATGTCCAAATGATTGCATGTTATACTGGGGTGAATTTGCAGAAAAAACTGAGTGTCATATCTGCCACACATCAAGGTGGAAGAATGTGAAAGAAAAAGAGGGTGATATAAGAGAGAAAGATAAAGAAGCATGTAAGAAGGGTGTTGCAGCTAAAGTGATGCGGTACTTTCCTCTGATCCCAAGACTCAAGAGGCTTTACATGTCATCTAAAACAGCAGAGGATATGAGATGGCATTTTGACCGTAAGGATGGAAATATCATAAGTCACCCGGCGGATGGTGAAGCTTGGAAATTGTTTGATAAAAGATACGAGGAATTCGCCAAAGATCCTCGTAGAGTTAGATTGGATCTAGCAAGTGATGGCTTTAATCCATATCGTTTGATGAATACTAGTTACAATACATGGCCGGTGATCCTGATTCCTTATAATTTGCCACCGTGGCTTTGTATGAAGTCGACATCATTCATTTTGTCTTTGCTTATTCCGGGGAAACAGGGTCCTGGTATGAATATTGATGTGTACTTGCAACCACTAATCCATGAGTTAAAATTGTTGTGGGAAGGTGTAGATGCTTTTGATGCTTATAGCGGCAAAAATTTCAAGATGCGAGCAACCTTACACTCTACTATAAATGACTTTCCAGCATATGCTATGTTGTCGGGTTGGAGTACAAGAGGTTATAAAGCTTGCCCTTCGTGTGCCGATTCTACTTATGCGTATAGCTTTGGTGGTAAAGTTGTCTACCCTGGATGTCGAAAATGGTTACCAATTGACCATCCTTATCGTTCTCAAGCAAATTTATTTGATGGGACAGAGGAACATGGTCTTGCTCCGGTTCGTGTAAGCGG AGGGAGACTAGAAGATGATGaacttgatgatgatgataatgatgataatgACGAGGACGAGTCTAATCCTGTTCTATGGAAAAAGAAAAGTAAGCTTTTTGAATTAGAATATTGGGAACATAATCCTCTTAGACACAACTTAGATGTTATACACATTGAGAAGAATGTATGTGATAATTTCTTAGGAACTCTTTTAGTTATGAGCAAGAGTAGAGATGATAAGAATGCTAGATTGGCCCTTAAAAAACTGAACATAAAACCTCATCTTTGGCCTCAATCGCATCCAAGTCGTGTTAACGACTATTTGCCTCCAGCTGCATACACCATGtctaaagaagagaaagaaagattTCTTAAAGTCCTACAAAATCTTAAAGTTCCCGATGGGTATGGATCTAATTTGCAAAGGTGTGTGAATTTGAAGCAACGAAAACTTATTAATCTGAAAAGCCGCGAGAATCATATGCTCATGCAAGATATCCTTCCTATTGCTTTAAGAGCATCGAATGCTACAAAAGTAATTGATGTGCTCGATGAATTGTCGTACTTTTTCAAGAAGATATGTTCAACAGCTATTGAAAGAAGTGAATTAGATACCATTCAGTCGAATCTTGTGTTGACTCTTTGTAAGATGGAGaaagagtttcttccaacatttttcACAATCATGGTTCATCTACTAATTCATCTAGTGGATGAGGTCAAACTCGGCGGACCTGTTCATTATAGGTGGATGTATCCCATTGAGAG GTATTTGGCCTTTTTGAAATCTCATGTAAGCAATAAAGCGCAACCAGAAGGATCCATAGCTGAAGGGTACCTTTTATGGGAaacaatttctttttgttcGAGATATTTAGAAAGTGTCGAGACCATATTCAACAGACCGAAAAGGAATGAAGATGGTGTTCCAGACATCAACAACTATTTATATGACTCTGCTGGTCGTGTAGTTGGGATGAAAAAGAATGTCCGTGTTGATGACAAAAGTTTATAG